A single Streptococcus thermophilus DNA region contains:
- a CDS encoding histidine kinase, with protein MLTEFFNYLFRRIKSDGFKFFIHFFATFSGIFLIMTVMILQILSYGVYSNVDSSLKAAVTKTNSYLEMEMLKREFFSDF; from the coding sequence ATGCTGACTGAATTTTTCAATTATCTTTTCAGGAGAATCAAGTCAGACGGCTTTAAGTTCTTCATCCATTTCTTTGCAACTTTTTCTGGTATTTTCCTTATCATGACTGTTATGATATTGCAGATTCTCAGTTATGGAGTTTATTCCAATGTTGACTCTAGTCTGAAAGCAGCAGTAACTAAGACCAATTCTTATTTGGAAATGGAAATGCTAAAACGCGAATTTTTTTCTGACTTCTGA
- a CDS encoding response regulator transcription factor: MIKILLVEDDLSLSNSVFDFLDDFADVMQVFDGDEGLYEAESGVYDLILLDLMLPEKDGFTVLKELREQGITTPVLIMTAKESLDDKGHGFELGADDYLTKPFYLEELKMRIQALLKRSGKFDQNTFSFGDVCVNLSTNSTYVGDEEVELLGKEFDLLVYFLQNQNVILPKSQIFDRLWGFDSDTNVSVVEVYVSKIRKKLKGTDFATNLQTLRSVGYILKNAD; this comes from the coding sequence ATGATTAAAATTTTACTAGTAGAAGATGATTTGAGTTTGTCGAACTCAGTTTTTGATTTTTTAGATGACTTTGCGGATGTGATGCAAGTATTTGATGGAGATGAAGGTCTTTACGAAGCTGAAAGTGGTGTTTATGATTTGATTCTTTTGGACTTAATGTTACCTGAAAAAGATGGTTTTACAGTTCTTAAAGAATTGCGTGAACAAGGAATAACGACTCCTGTTCTTATCATGACTGCTAAGGAAAGTCTAGACGATAAGGGGCATGGCTTCGAACTCGGAGCTGATGATTATCTAACCAAGCCTTTCTATTTAGAAGAATTGAAGATGCGTATTCAGGCACTTTTGAAACGTTCTGGTAAATTTGATCAAAATACTTTTTCTTTTGGAGATGTTTGTGTCAACCTTTCTACAAATTCAACTTATGTGGGTGATGAAGAAGTAGAACTTCTTGGTAAAGAATTTGATTTATTAGTCTACTTCCTACAAAATCAAAACGTTATTTTGCCCAAGTCGCAAATCTTTGATCGTCTTTGGGGATTTGATAGTGATACCAATGTCTCTGTTGTTGAAGTTTATGTTTCGAAAATTCGTAAGAAACTTAAGGGGACTGATTTTGCTACCAACCTACAAACCTTAAGAAGTGTGGGGTATATTTTGAAGAATGCTGACTGA
- a CDS encoding formate--tetrahydrofolate ligase: MKTDIEIAQSVELKPITEVVEKVGIGFDDLELYGKYKAKLSFDKINEVKDDKPGKLILVTAINPTPAGEGKSTMSIGLADALNKIGKKTMIALREPSLGPVMGIKGGAAGGGYAQVLPMEDINLHFTGDMHAITTANNALSALLDNHIHQGNALGIDQRRIIWKRVVDLNDRALRHVTVGLGGPLNGIPREDGFDITVASEIMAILCLATDINDLKERLANIVVAYRYDRTPVYVRDLEIEGALTLILKDAIKPNLVQTIYGTPALVHGGPFANIAHGCNSVLATSTALRLADYTVTEAGFGADLGAEKFLDIKTPNLPTTPDAVVIVATLRALKMHGGVAKTDLSEENVQAVRDGFSNLKRHVENIRKFGIPAVVAINEFVADTEAEIAALKELCSEIKVPVELASVWANGADGGIDLANTVVDAVENGNADYKRLYSDDDSLEEKITKIVTEIYGGKSVVFEKKAKNQLKQFAEFGWDKLPVCMAKTQYSFSDNQFLLGAPEGFDITIREFVPKTGAGFIVALTGDVMTMPGLPKAPAALKMDVTEDGTAVGLF, translated from the coding sequence ATGAAAACAGATATTGAAATTGCTCAAAGTGTAGAATTAAAACCAATCACAGAAGTAGTTGAAAAAGTTGGAATCGGCTTTGACGATTTGGAACTCTACGGAAAATATAAGGCAAAATTGTCGTTTGATAAAATCAATGAAGTCAAAGACGACAAACCAGGAAAATTGATTTTGGTAACAGCCATCAATCCAACACCAGCAGGTGAAGGTAAATCAACCATGTCAATTGGTCTTGCAGACGCTCTTAACAAAATTGGTAAGAAAACAATGATTGCCCTTCGTGAACCATCTCTTGGTCCTGTTATGGGGATTAAAGGTGGTGCTGCAGGTGGTGGTTACGCTCAAGTTCTTCCAATGGAGGATATCAATCTTCACTTCACAGGTGATATGCACGCTATTACTACAGCGAATAATGCCTTGTCAGCCCTTCTTGACAATCATATTCATCAAGGAAACGCCCTAGGTATTGATCAACGTCGTATTATTTGGAAACGTGTCGTTGACCTTAATGACCGTGCTCTTCGTCATGTGACAGTTGGTCTTGGTGGCCCACTCAATGGTATCCCCCGTGAAGATGGTTTTGATATTACCGTAGCCTCTGAAATCATGGCAATTCTTTGCTTGGCTACTGACATCAACGACCTTAAAGAACGCTTAGCTAACATTGTCGTTGCTTACCGTTATGACCGTACACCTGTTTATGTACGTGATCTTGAAATCGAAGGTGCGCTTACACTTATTCTAAAAGATGCCATCAAACCTAACTTGGTACAGACAATTTATGGTACACCAGCCTTGGTACATGGTGGTCCATTTGCCAACATCGCTCACGGATGTAACTCAGTTCTAGCTACATCTACAGCACTTCGCTTGGCAGACTACACGGTCACTGAAGCAGGTTTCGGTGCAGACCTTGGTGCTGAAAAATTCCTTGATATTAAAACTCCAAACCTACCAACAACTCCAGATGCTGTCGTTATTGTTGCTACACTTCGTGCTCTTAAGATGCATGGTGGTGTCGCTAAAACTGACCTTTCTGAGGAAAATGTTCAAGCCGTTCGCGATGGCTTTTCAAACTTAAAACGTCATGTAGAAAATATACGTAAATTTGGTATTCCAGCGGTTGTTGCCATTAACGAATTTGTTGCTGACACAGAAGCTGAAATCGCAGCTCTTAAAGAACTTTGTTCCGAAATCAAGGTTCCTGTTGAATTGGCTAGCGTTTGGGCTAATGGTGCTGATGGTGGTATTGACCTTGCTAATACAGTAGTGGATGCTGTTGAAAATGGCAATGCTGATTACAAACGTCTCTATTCGGATGATGATAGCTTGGAAGAAAAGATTACTAAGATTGTTACTGAAATCTATGGTGGTAAATCAGTTGTCTTCGAGAAAAAAGCTAAAAATCAACTCAAACAGTTTGCAGAATTTGGTTGGGATAAATTGCCAGTATGTATGGCTAAAACACAATATAGTTTCTCAGATAACCAATTCTTGCTTGGAGCACCAGAAGGTTTTGATATCACTATTCGTGAGTTTGTTCCTAAAACAGGTGCTGGATTCATCGTGGCTCTCACAGGTGATGTTATGACCATGCCAGGTCTTCCAAAAGCCCCAGCGGCCCTCAAGATGGATGTTACTGAAGATGGAACAGCAGTTGGTTTGTTCTAA
- the coaC gene encoding phosphopantothenoylcysteine decarboxylase, which produces MTKRIILAVSGSISAYKSADLTSKLKKKGYDIHVIMTESAQSFITPLTLQALSKNPVHSDVMEEKLAERINHIDLAKKTDLFIVAPASASTIAKLAHGMADNMLTATALALPSTTPKLIAPAMNTKMYENPLTKKNLKTLQEVGYQEILPKSGLLACGDTGRGALADISVIIESIDNALTK; this is translated from the coding sequence ATGACTAAACGTATCATACTTGCTGTTTCTGGCTCAATTTCCGCCTATAAGTCAGCAGATCTGACAAGCAAACTAAAGAAAAAGGGATATGATATCCACGTCATTATGACTGAGTCTGCTCAATCCTTTATTACGCCTCTAACTCTTCAAGCTCTTTCTAAGAATCCAGTTCACTCCGATGTTATGGAAGAAAAATTGGCTGAACGTATTAATCATATTGACTTAGCTAAGAAAACTGATCTCTTTATTGTTGCCCCAGCTTCAGCAAGTACGATTGCCAAATTAGCACACGGCATGGCTGATAACATGCTAACTGCGACGGCTTTAGCTTTGCCAAGCACCACTCCAAAACTAATTGCACCAGCAATGAATACGAAAATGTATGAAAATCCATTGACTAAGAAGAACTTAAAGACCTTGCAAGAAGTTGGCTACCAAGAAATTCTTCCAAAATCTGGTTTACTTGCATGCGGAGATACAGGTCGTGGCGCTCTAGCTGATATTTCTGTCATTATTGAGTCAATAGATAATGCTCTAACAAAATAG
- a CDS encoding phosphopantothenate--cysteine ligase, translating into MKILITSGGTTEKIDDVRGITNHSTGYLGKEIAELFLAKGHQVTLVTVKTAVKPEPKENLKITEITNVDSLLKSMEPLVKEHDVLIHSMAISDYTPIYMTDFAELEDTENPSQLLHKSNTESKISSASDYQVLFLKKTPKIISLVKQWNPNIQLVGFKLLANVSKEDLFKAARASLKRNQANIIVANDLGEITPNQHIAYLVDEKGEEMVTTKSAIAQALYERICYD; encoded by the coding sequence ATGAAAATTTTGATTACATCAGGTGGTACCACTGAAAAGATTGATGATGTCCGTGGAATCACAAATCATTCAACAGGTTATCTGGGTAAGGAAATCGCTGAACTTTTCTTGGCTAAGGGTCACCAAGTTACCTTAGTAACTGTAAAGACTGCCGTTAAACCTGAACCAAAAGAAAATCTAAAGATTACAGAAATTACCAACGTAGACAGTCTCCTAAAAAGTATGGAGCCACTTGTCAAGGAGCACGATGTCCTCATCCATAGTATGGCTATCTCTGACTATACTCCAATTTATATGACGGATTTCGCTGAGTTGGAAGATACGGAAAACCCCAGCCAACTCTTACATAAGTCTAACACTGAGAGCAAGATATCTTCGGCTTCGGATTATCAGGTTCTTTTCCTTAAAAAGACACCAAAGATTATTAGCCTGGTTAAACAATGGAATCCCAATATTCAGTTGGTTGGCTTCAAACTTCTCGCAAATGTCAGCAAAGAGGATCTTTTCAAGGCTGCTCGTGCTAGTCTTAAACGCAATCAAGCAAACATTATTGTGGCAAATGATTTGGGTGAGATTACTCCAAATCAACATATTGCTTATCTAGTTGACGAAAAGGGTGAAGAGATGGTTACAACTAAGTCTGCAATTGCTCAAGCCTTATATGAAAGGATATGCTATGACTAA
- a CDS encoding IS3-like element ISSth1b family transposase (programmed frameshift) gives MSKRSPKSVSEKLEIVLLHLEEGKSLSWLTRNQGISKDTLSNWVRKYKEAGVDGLEESRQWKKYSKELKEQAVSDYLNGLGSLKDLTKKYGISDPYVLRSWIKSYTSGKELKATSKGMRRMKQGRKTTFEERIEIVNFTLAHEKDYQGAVEKYGISYQQIYSWVRKFEKDGSNGLLDRRGKGLTSKPNLTPEEELRLKIKQQEERIKYLEMENGLPKKVRRNQTTKPTVRLGRHLETFQAIKEYADEYEEVSISHLCHILKVSRSGYYKWLQHQETTSEQENLGLMDIIKKLHSQHNGILGYRRMTLFVNRKLETNYNKKRIRRLMHILGLRSIIRRAKGYCTKTSFVNVEDNILNRNFTATAPNQKWCTDVTFLKYGFSCKAYLSAIKDLYDGSIVAYVVGQFNDNELVLETLRKAQKANPNATPLIHSDRGSQYTSKDYYRLTTQYQMTRSMSRVGKCIDNAPIESFFGHFKTECYDLKKYKTFEELVSDIDAYIYFYNHQRFQERNNGLAPLEMRNKAVA, from the exons ATGTCCAAAAGAAGTCCAAAATCTGTATCTGAGAAACTAGAAATTGTTCTGCTTCACTTGGAAGAAGGTAAATCACTTAGTTGGTTAACTAGAAACCAAGGTATCTCTAAAGACACCCTATCGAACTGGGTTCGGAAGTACAAAGAAGCTGGTGTTGATGGGCTAGAGGAAAGCCGTCAATGGAAGAAGTATAGTAAGGAACTAAAGGAACAAGCTGTTTCCGACTATCTTAATGGCTTGGGAAGTCTCAAAGATCTGACCAAAAAATATGGAATTTCTGACCCTTATGTTCTCAGATCATGGATAAAAAGTTATACTAGTGGTAAAGAACTGAAAGCTACTAGTAAAGGAATGAGACGCATGAAGCAAGGACGCAAGACAACATTTGAAGAACGAATTGAGATTGTCAATTTTACCCTTGCCCACGAGAAAGATTACCAAGGGGCTGTTGAGAAGTATGGTATTTCCTACCAGCAGATCTATTCTTGGGTCAGAAAGTTCGAGAAGGACGGTTCTAACGGTCTCCTAGATCGTCGTGGAAAAGGTCTTACAAGTAAACCAAACCTTACTCCAGAAGAAGAGTTACGCCTCAAAATCAAGCAACAGGAAGAGCGGATTAAGTATCTTGAAATGGAGAACGGCCTGC CTAAAAAAGTTAGAAGAAATCAAACGACGAAACCGACGGTAAGACTTGGTCGGCACTTGGAAACCTTCCAAGCGATTAAAGAATATGCGGATGAGTATGAAGAGGTTTCTATCAGCCACTTGTGCCATATTCTAAAGGTATCTCGCTCAGGCTATTACAAGTGGTTACAACATCAAGAAACAACTTCTGAACAGGAAAATTTAGGCTTGATGGATATCATCAAGAAACTTCATAGCCAGCATAATGGTATTCTTGGTTATCGTCGTATGACGCTATTTGTCAATCGCAAGCTTGAAACAAACTACAACAAGAAGCGGATTCGACGCTTGATGCACATTCTAGGTCTACGTTCCATTATCAGAAGAGCCAAGGGCTATTGTACTAAAACTAGCTTTGTCAATGTAGAGGACAACATTCTCAATCGTAATTTTACAGCCACTGCTCCAAATCAGAAATGGTGTACAGATGTGACTTTCTTGAAGTACGGTTTCAGCTGTAAAGCCTATTTGAGTGCTATTAAGGATCTTTACGACGGCTCAATTGTCGCCTATGTAGTTGGTCAATTTAATGATAACGAATTGGTATTGGAAACACTTCGTAAAGCACAAAAAGCTAATCCTAATGCGACACCATTAATTCACAGCGACCGAGGTTCGCAGTATACTTCGAAAGATTATTACCGTTTAACTACCCAGTATCAGATGACCCGCTCCATGTCTCGTGTTGGTAAGTGTATTGACAATGCACCAATTGAGAGTTTCTTTGGGCACTTTAAGACGGAGTGCTATGATTTGAAGAAGTATAAGACTTTTGAGGAGCTAGTTTCAGATATTGATGCCTACATCTATTTTTACAATCATCAACGTTTTCAAGAGCGCAATAACGGCCTTGCCCCTCTTGAAATGAGGAACAAGGCCGTCGCCTAA